CAGCTCTTCGGTATCGCCAAGGCATTGGGACAGGACCGCTACCCTGCAACGGCTTTGACCGCCAGTGAGGCGCTGATCCTGTCATGGCCGACCTCGCTGTGGAACAGCTTCACCGCTGACTACCCGGGCTTTGCAACTGAGACATATAAAACTGTCGGCGCCCGGGTGGGTGAGATGAACACCCGCATCATGGAAATGTCGACCCAGCATGTCGAACAGCGCATCGCCCGTGCGCTGCTGCGGCTGATCAATCAATCCGGTGTCAAGGTGGCCGAGGGCATCGAGATCGGATTTCCGATCACCCGCCAGGATGTATCTGAACTGACCGGCACCACGCTGCACACGGTCAGCCGCCTGCTGAGTGCCTGGGAAAAAGACGGCATGGTCAGCAGTAAACGCAAGAAGATCACAATCTGTGATCCGCATCGACTGATGCTGCTCAGCGATCCCTGATCGCGCGGCGGGTCGGCTTGCCTGCCTAGCGTCATCGCTGGCCGCAGGAACCGACTTAACCCCGGTCGCCGCGAGCCAAGCGAACTGCCTCAGCCAGTTCGAGGCGAAACATATCCTCGTTAAGGTGATATTCGGCGCAGGCCTCTGCAACCGAATGAAATGGGCTGACCATGCAGCCGACGCACAACATGCCATGATCCATGAAAACCCGCAGTGTTTCCGGCCAGGTGGTCAGCAGCACGTCAAGCGGCAGGTCAGGGTCATCCAGTTTTGGTGGCAATTTCACAAGCCTGTCCTCTCTTCGATATCACGCTAACAGCCGCAATCGCGCCGAACCTTGCGCTTGCGCAACCTTTGCCGCTGCGCCGCGCGCTATCACCGGATGATCAGCAACTGCCGGAAAGGGCCAAGCCATGGCTGAATTTCTGACCAAGTCGCGGGCGCGCAATGTGTTCTACGGAGGGTCAATCTTCTTCGTCGTCGTGTTTATTGGCATGACCGTGCACAGCCACCGCTACGTCGTGACCACCTCGACCGCAGGAATGCCCCTGACCGAAGAGGTCAGCCTCGGCAAACGTGTCTGGGAGCGTCACTCCTGCATCAACTGTCACACGCTGCACGGCGAAGGTGCCTATTTTGCCCCCGAAGTCGGCAATGTCATGACCCGCTGGGGCGTTCAGGACGAACCGGAAGAGGCCTTCGAGACACTGAAGAACTGGATGGAGAGCCAGCCCAGCGGTGTCGAGGGTCGCCGTCAGATGCCGTATTTCCAACTCACCGACGAAGAGATCCGGGGCCTGGCCGAATTTCTGCGATGGGCCGATCAGACCGACACTCAGGGCTGGCCGCCCAATGACGCGGGCTAAGGGAGAGACACAATGAAATATCAATCTCAGAAGGTCGCTCAGGCCTATTTCATCTGCGCTCTGGCGCTGTTCGGAATTCAGGTGATCGGCGGGCTATTGGCAGGCTGGATCTATGTCGCCCCCAATTTCCTGTCCGAGCTTCTGCCGTTCAACATCATTCGCATGATCCACACCAACGCGCTGATCGTCTGGCTGTTGCTTGGGTTCTTTGGCGCTGCCTATTTCCTGATCCCTGAGGAATCCGAACGGGAGATCTTCTCGGTCAAACTTGCCTATCTGCAACTTGCCATCCTGATGATCGGCACACTTGGCGCTGTTGGCTCTTATCTGGTGGGCATCCACGGAGGGCGCGAATTTCTGGAGCAACCGCTCTGGGTGAAATTCGGCATCCTCGT
Above is a window of Phaeobacter sp. A36a-5a DNA encoding:
- a CDS encoding Crp/Fnr family transcriptional regulator, producing the protein MRHLHESLLRPLPPFSQLEDIQIRRILDQASSRGLGPGETIFEEGAPADRFYLLLDGTIRVVRITSDGDQVTSLHIPSGQLFGIAKALGQDRYPATALTASEALILSWPTSLWNSFTADYPGFATETYKTVGARVGEMNTRIMEMSTQHVEQRIARALLRLINQSGVKVAEGIEIGFPITRQDVSELTGTTLHTVSRLLSAWEKDGMVSSKRKKITICDPHRLMLLSDP
- a CDS encoding DUF1858 domain-containing protein, coding for MPPKLDDPDLPLDVLLTTWPETLRVFMDHGMLCVGCMVSPFHSVAEACAEYHLNEDMFRLELAEAVRLARGDRG
- a CDS encoding c-type cytochrome translates to MAEFLTKSRARNVFYGGSIFFVVVFIGMTVHSHRYVVTTSTAGMPLTEEVSLGKRVWERHSCINCHTLHGEGAYFAPEVGNVMTRWGVQDEPEEAFETLKNWMESQPSGVEGRRQMPYFQLTDEEIRGLAEFLRWADQTDTQGWPPNDAG